Proteins encoded in a region of the Brevundimonas vesicularis genome:
- a CDS encoding CheR family methyltransferase: MTPEDFDKLQSLLATRAGYRLSRDRIHLAEHRLGPIARREGYANVEALLTNLWANPVASLAWSVIEALLNAETWFRRDRTPFRILETELLPALSKARRDGRIKIWSAGCSTGQEAWSIAMTAREIGVDVDLVATDLSQRAIEKARSGLYTGFEIQRGLTAKTMLRWFEPREDQWIVKAELADAVRFGRANLLDEPTDDARFDVIFCRNVMTDMEPSRRARLLDGLERRLVDDGCLLLGVDESLEGETVAFRAVNGRRGLYVKAPSALRRAA, encoded by the coding sequence ATGACGCCTGAGGACTTCGACAAGCTGCAGTCCCTTCTCGCCACCCGAGCCGGCTATCGGCTGTCGCGGGATCGCATCCACCTGGCCGAACACCGGCTGGGTCCGATCGCGCGGCGTGAGGGCTACGCCAATGTCGAGGCTCTGCTGACGAACCTGTGGGCCAATCCGGTCGCCTCGCTGGCCTGGTCGGTGATCGAGGCCCTGCTGAACGCCGAGACCTGGTTCCGTCGCGACCGCACCCCTTTCCGCATTCTCGAAACCGAACTGCTGCCGGCCCTGTCCAAGGCGCGGCGCGACGGGCGGATCAAGATCTGGTCGGCCGGCTGCTCGACCGGCCAGGAGGCCTGGTCCATCGCCATGACGGCCAGGGAGATCGGCGTCGATGTCGATCTGGTCGCCACCGACCTGTCGCAGCGCGCGATCGAGAAGGCGCGCTCGGGCCTCTACACCGGCTTCGAGATCCAGCGCGGGCTTACGGCCAAGACCATGCTGCGCTGGTTCGAACCGCGAGAAGACCAGTGGATCGTCAAGGCCGAACTGGCCGACGCCGTGCGTTTCGGTCGCGCCAACCTGCTGGACGAACCGACCGATGACGCACGTTTCGACGTCATCTTCTGCCGCAATGTGATGACCGATATGGAGCCGTCACGACGCGCGCGTCTTCTCGACGGACTGGAACGCCGCCTGGTCGATGACGGCTGCCTGCTTCTGGGCGTGGACGAAAGTCTGGAAGGCGAGACGGTCGCCTTCCGCGCCGTGAACGGCCGCCGGGGCCTGTATGTAAAGGCGCCGTCCGCGCTTCGCCGCGCCGCCTGA
- the fliQ gene encoding flagellar biosynthesis protein FliQ produces the protein MNGAEVLDVGRDAIWLTIQLCLPVLLVGLVVGVVIGLFQALTQIQEQTLIYAPKIIAIFVSLILFLPLMGALLGGFMRQIAARIAGM, from the coding sequence ATGAACGGCGCGGAAGTTCTGGACGTCGGGCGCGACGCCATCTGGCTGACGATCCAGCTGTGCCTGCCGGTGCTGCTGGTCGGCCTGGTCGTCGGCGTGGTGATCGGCCTGTTTCAGGCCCTGACGCAGATCCAGGAACAGACCCTGATCTATGCGCCCAAGATCATCGCCATCTTCGTTTCGCTGATCCTGTTCCTGCCGCTGATGGGCGCCCTGTTGGGCGGCTTCATGCGCCAGATCGCGGCCCGCATCGCGGGGATGTAG
- a CDS encoding acyltransferase family protein has translation MPWSLISTRNETVQIARGGWLDALRFIVAFLIILHHFQAAGPEPLAHLINPIFERGGFLLTNFFLIDSGYVLMRVYGAAVDKGRMSPGDFFLKRFLRVVPAHLIMGLSLVAFVLLATAAGSPPRNPEWFAWDQLPAQLLLLQSYGVHGGLGWNAPTWSISALIGCYLAFPWIIRGLMRLGPWSALAVGVGVYLVANQLCWSFLGYPVYQMPMRYGIIRALPLFFLGMCLAWFAQKVWIAPRLAGWAGVLAAVGFFALQLHDKHALVALTLISIIILAAGAVPVTKPSKWVETAAMVSFSMFISNEVVRIVWFGVVNAVEARIALPLFVQWGLWGLGVMAAVAFAFAFHFAIDNPIQTRIRAWLKRRSARRGKAQPKLGPVISIDG, from the coding sequence ATGCCCTGGTCCCTGATTTCGACCCGCAATGAGACAGTTCAGATCGCGCGCGGCGGCTGGCTGGACGCGCTGCGTTTCATCGTGGCCTTCCTGATCATCCTGCATCACTTCCAGGCCGCCGGTCCCGAGCCGCTCGCCCACCTGATCAATCCGATCTTCGAACGCGGCGGCTTCCTGCTGACCAACTTCTTCCTGATCGACAGCGGCTATGTGCTGATGCGCGTCTATGGCGCGGCGGTGGACAAGGGTCGGATGTCGCCCGGCGACTTCTTCCTGAAGCGGTTCCTGCGTGTCGTGCCCGCCCACCTGATCATGGGTTTGTCGCTGGTCGCCTTCGTGCTGCTGGCCACCGCCGCCGGCTCGCCGCCCCGCAATCCCGAATGGTTCGCCTGGGATCAGCTGCCGGCCCAGCTGCTGCTGCTGCAATCCTATGGCGTGCACGGCGGACTGGGCTGGAACGCCCCGACCTGGTCGATCTCGGCCCTGATCGGCTGCTATCTGGCCTTCCCCTGGATCATTCGCGGCCTGATGCGGCTGGGTCCTTGGTCGGCCCTGGCCGTCGGCGTCGGCGTCTATCTGGTCGCCAACCAGCTGTGCTGGTCGTTCCTAGGCTATCCCGTCTATCAGATGCCCATGCGCTACGGCATCATCCGCGCCTTGCCGCTGTTCTTCCTGGGCATGTGCCTGGCCTGGTTCGCCCAGAAGGTTTGGATCGCCCCGCGCCTGGCCGGCTGGGCCGGGGTGCTCGCCGCCGTCGGCTTCTTCGCGCTTCAACTTCACGACAAGCACGCCCTCGTCGCCCTGACCCTGATCTCGATCATCATCCTGGCCGCCGGCGCCGTGCCTGTAACCAAGCCCTCGAAGTGGGTCGAAACCGCCGCCATGGTCTCCTTCTCGATGTTCATCTCCAACGAGGTGGTCCGCATCGTCTGGTTCGGCGTGGTCAATGCGGTCGAGGCGCGCATCGCCTTGCCCCTCTTCGTTCAATGGGGCCTGTGGGGCCTGGGCGTCATGGCGGCGGTCGCCTTCGCCTTCGCCTTCCACTTCGCGATCGACAATCCGATCCAGACCCGCATCCGCGCCTGGCTGAAGCGTCGCAGCGCCCGGCGCGGCAAGGCGCAACCCAAGCTCGGCCCGGTCATCTCCATCGACGGCTGA
- a CDS encoding MFS transporter — MATDAPLASGGEEHTVDRSDRLVILASSVGTVIEWYDFYLYGSLAAIITVQFFSGVNETTGYIFALMAFAAGFAVRPFGAIVFGRLGDLWGRKNTFLVTMLLMGLSTFVVGLLPPYAVIGIAAPIILVLMRLIQGLALGGEYGGAATYVAEHAPQGKRGFYTSFIQITATAGLVLSLVVILSVRLAVGEEAFAAWGWRIPFLVSILLLGVSLWIRLKLAESPSFKKMKAEGKGSKTPLKDSFGKWPNLKIVLIALLGLTAGQAVIWYTGQFYALFFLERVMKVDATLVYVLLTIALVAASPFFIFWGWLSDKVGRKPIILAGCLIAALTYFPLFNALTQAANPKLAAAAASAPVTVYADPADCNLQFDPVGKTVFNHSCDVAKSYLAKAGVTYTNVAAPAGTVAEVRIGDQAVIPTFRGDAMAPADFAAQKKTWDKSLGEALTAAGYPAKADSALVNKPMVVLILFILGFYVTMVYGPIAAALVEMFPTNIRYTSMSLPYHIGNGWFGGFLPTTAFAIVAATGNIYSGLWYPIVVALGTVVLGFLLVKEGKDVDLNA; from the coding sequence ATGGCAACCGACGCACCCCTTGCGTCCGGAGGAGAGGAGCACACCGTCGATCGCAGCGATCGTCTGGTCATCCTCGCCTCATCGGTCGGCACCGTCATCGAGTGGTACGACTTCTATCTCTACGGCTCACTGGCGGCGATCATCACCGTCCAGTTCTTCTCCGGCGTCAACGAAACCACCGGCTACATCTTCGCCCTGATGGCCTTCGCCGCCGGCTTTGCGGTGCGGCCCTTCGGCGCCATCGTCTTCGGGCGGCTGGGCGATCTTTGGGGGCGCAAGAACACCTTCCTCGTCACCATGCTGCTGATGGGTCTGTCGACCTTCGTCGTCGGCCTGTTGCCGCCCTATGCGGTCATCGGCATCGCCGCGCCCATCATCCTAGTGCTGATGCGCCTGATCCAGGGCCTGGCCCTGGGCGGTGAATACGGCGGCGCCGCCACCTACGTCGCCGAGCACGCCCCGCAGGGCAAGCGCGGCTTCTACACCTCCTTCATTCAGATCACGGCGACCGCCGGCCTGGTGCTGAGCCTCGTGGTGATCCTGAGCGTCCGCCTTGCGGTCGGCGAAGAGGCCTTCGCCGCCTGGGGCTGGCGCATTCCGTTCCTGGTCTCGATCCTGCTCTTGGGCGTCTCCCTGTGGATCCGCCTGAAGCTGGCCGAAAGCCCGTCGTTCAAGAAGATGAAGGCCGAGGGCAAGGGCTCCAAGACTCCGCTGAAGGACAGCTTCGGCAAATGGCCCAACCTGAAGATCGTGCTGATCGCCCTGTTGGGCCTGACCGCCGGCCAGGCCGTCATCTGGTACACCGGTCAGTTCTACGCCCTGTTCTTCCTGGAACGGGTCATGAAGGTCGACGCCACCCTGGTCTATGTGCTGCTGACCATCGCGCTTGTCGCCGCCTCGCCCTTCTTCATCTTCTGGGGCTGGCTGTCGGACAAGGTGGGCAGAAAGCCGATCATCCTGGCCGGCTGCCTGATCGCGGCCCTGACCTATTTCCCACTGTTCAACGCCCTGACCCAGGCCGCCAACCCGAAACTGGCCGCCGCCGCCGCCTCTGCGCCGGTCACGGTCTACGCCGATCCGGCCGACTGTAATCTCCAGTTCGATCCGGTGGGCAAGACGGTGTTCAACCACTCCTGCGACGTGGCCAAGTCCTATCTGGCCAAGGCGGGCGTGACCTACACCAATGTCGCGGCGCCTGCCGGAACGGTCGCCGAGGTCCGCATCGGCGATCAGGCCGTCATCCCCACCTTCCGGGGCGACGCCATGGCCCCGGCCGACTTCGCCGCCCAGAAGAAGACCTGGGACAAGAGCCTGGGCGAGGCCCTGACCGCCGCCGGCTATCCGGCCAAGGCCGACAGCGCCCTGGTCAACAAGCCGATGGTGGTGCTGATCCTGTTCATCCTCGGCTTCTATGTGACCATGGTCTACGGACCGATCGCGGCGGCCCTGGTCGAGATGTTCCCGACCAATATCCGCTACACCTCCATGTCCCTGCCCTATCACATCGGCAACGGCTGGTTCGGCGGCTTCCTGCCGACCACCGCCTTCGCCATCGTGGCGGCGACGGGCAACATCTACTCCGGCCTCTGGTACCCGATCGTGGTGGCTCTGGGGACGGTCGTTCTGGGCTTCCTGCTGGTCAAGGAAGGCAAGGACGTCGATCTGAACGCCTGA
- a CDS encoding response regulator, translated as MDFRTCLIVDDSRIIRKVARRIVEGLGYEVDEAADGSEALAYCTGAMPDVLLVDWNMPVMDGITFLRRLRAMPGGKQPKVLFCTIETRPERIAEALAAGADDYVMKPFDGEILQSKLTEVGAIAA; from the coding sequence TTGGACTTCCGAACCTGCCTGATCGTCGACGACAGCCGCATCATCCGCAAGGTTGCGCGCCGCATCGTCGAGGGCCTGGGCTATGAGGTCGATGAGGCGGCGGACGGTTCCGAGGCCCTGGCCTATTGCACCGGCGCCATGCCTGACGTCCTGCTGGTGGACTGGAACATGCCCGTGATGGACGGCATCACCTTCCTGCGTCGCTTGCGCGCCATGCCGGGCGGCAAGCAACCCAAGGTGCTGTTCTGCACGATCGAGACCCGCCCCGAGCGGATCGCCGAAGCCCTGGCCGCCGGCGCCGACGACTATGTGATGAAGCCGTTCGACGGCGAAATCCTGCAGTCCAAGCTGACGGAGGTCGGAGCGATCGCCGCATGA
- the folE gene encoding GTP cyclohydrolase I FolE: protein MTDAPASKVSQADAEAAVRTLIEWAGDNPDREGLLETPARVAKSYRELFQGYEVDPLSYLEKTFEETGGYDQLVVLKDIRFVSFCEHHMLPVVGKAHVAYLPTDRVVGISKLARVVRGFARRLQIQEKMTSEIAEAIQTVLKPHGVGVVIEAEHSCMTLRGVNAPGASLSTSHLIGVVRDDPRTREEFLRLVRG from the coding sequence ATGACAGACGCCCCCGCCTCCAAAGTCTCCCAGGCCGACGCCGAAGCCGCCGTCCGCACCCTGATCGAATGGGCCGGCGACAACCCGGACCGCGAAGGTCTGCTGGAAACCCCCGCCCGCGTCGCCAAGAGCTACCGCGAGCTTTTCCAGGGCTATGAGGTCGATCCCCTCTCCTATCTGGAGAAGACCTTCGAAGAGACGGGAGGCTACGACCAGTTGGTCGTGCTGAAGGACATCCGCTTCGTCAGCTTCTGCGAGCACCATATGCTGCCGGTCGTGGGCAAGGCGCACGTCGCCTATCTGCCGACGGACCGCGTCGTCGGCATCTCCAAACTGGCTCGGGTCGTGCGCGGCTTCGCCCGCCGCCTTCAGATCCAGGAAAAGATGACCTCCGAGATCGCCGAAGCCATCCAGACCGTGCTGAAGCCGCACGGCGTCGGCGTGGTAATCGAGGCCGAGCACAGCTGCATGACCCTGCGCGGCGTCAATGCGCCGGGCGCCAGCCTGTCGACCAGCCACCTGATCGGCGTCGTCCGCGACGACCCCCGCACCCGCGAGGAGTTTCTGCGTCTGGTGCGGGGCTGA
- the fliR gene encoding flagellar biosynthetic protein FliR: MDAYATADQVWAGGLIFARIAAILMLIPGFGEAYVPPRVRLSLALVISLALWPVVRGSLPGLPDSMGLMVGWIIREVVVGLMIGLLLRMFMSALATAGEIVSLQTTLSFAQTANPMQAQPGSTIAAFLALLGVTLLFATDTHHLFIAGMVGSYRLISPAQPLMMADFTQMAVRTLGDSFLLGVQLSAPVLVFALIFNLASGLVARVMPSFQVYFAAAPLSVILGLSIFALSLGALGTLFIDRYRRLAEYFVLGGPGG, translated from the coding sequence GTGGACGCTTATGCGACCGCTGATCAGGTCTGGGCCGGGGGGCTGATCTTCGCCCGGATCGCGGCGATCCTGATGCTGATCCCCGGCTTTGGCGAGGCCTATGTGCCCCCGCGCGTGCGACTGTCGCTGGCGCTGGTCATCAGTCTGGCGCTGTGGCCGGTGGTGCGCGGTTCGCTGCCGGGCCTGCCGGACAGTATGGGGCTGATGGTCGGGTGGATCATCCGCGAGGTGGTCGTGGGCCTGATGATCGGCCTTTTGCTACGCATGTTCATGAGCGCCCTGGCGACGGCGGGCGAGATCGTGTCGCTGCAGACGACGCTGAGCTTCGCCCAGACCGCCAATCCGATGCAGGCCCAGCCGGGCTCGACCATCGCCGCCTTTCTGGCCCTGCTGGGGGTGACGCTGCTGTTCGCCACCGACACCCACCACTTGTTCATCGCCGGCATGGTGGGATCGTATCGGCTGATCTCGCCGGCCCAGCCGCTGATGATGGCCGACTTCACCCAGATGGCTGTGCGAACCTTGGGCGACAGCTTCCTGTTGGGCGTGCAGTTGTCGGCGCCGGTGCTGGTCTTCGCCTTGATCTTCAACCTGGCGTCCGGCCTGGTGGCGCGGGTCATGCCGTCGTTCCAGGTCTATTTCGCCGCCGCGCCCTTGAGCGTGATCCTGGGCCTGTCGATCTTCGCGCTGAGTCTGGGTGCGCTGGGCACCCTCTTCATCGACCGCTACCGCCGTCTGGCGGAGTATTTCGTGCTGGGAGGCCCTGGTGGCTGA
- the cckA gene encoding cell cycle histidine kinase CckA, producing the protein MTSTRRPSFDLLSGVMAFGVVAAIAALAYPAFRANPTSAPGLVLILTVGAIALIGLFGFRRAADAKPSSDAAIEVLDAMAEPAALVWDSGQILAFNAAWSEANGATGALPRGKSAQALYMAFAQARKGEPGRAIVMIGQREVEVVIGQIGDGKTGEGRFLMRAAPDAVLPIAAAPVHAPAAAATGEARAMAAGAPFGSAVIGGDDLFSGRAEEANPALAVLTGPGAARDAAFGHLFDPGGIAEARLKLAGGSSGPIELVARAYPDKMLHLYVAPEGDKRRIWLFDVSGQKSMELQLNQAQKMQAVGQLAGGVAHDFNNLLTAIQLQLSGLLERHPVGDPSYEGLNEIRQTAIRAADLVRKLLAFSRKSTVRRERLDLGELVGEFAILLRRLLREDVRLETDYGRDLPVVLADKSQLETAVMNLAVNARDAMRGVVEPGAGVVTIATRRLTGDEARALGWVDAPTDEVALIEVSDTGPGVPPELADKIFEPFFTTKAVNEGTGMGLATVYGIVQQAGGHITVSNIEGAGAAFRIFLPAAGEAELAEVQPVEVKAKAPRDLSGAGRILFVEDEDAVRGIAARLLRQRGYEVIEAADGEEALLLAEEHAGQIDMMISDVIMPGLDGPSLLKKARKYLGDAPVMFISGYAESDFSDLLQDETGVSFLPKPLDIKTLAERVKQELHAG; encoded by the coding sequence ATGACGTCCACCCGCCGCCCTTCGTTCGACCTGTTGTCCGGCGTGATGGCGTTCGGCGTCGTGGCGGCGATTGCGGCGTTGGCCTATCCGGCGTTTCGCGCCAACCCGACCTCGGCGCCGGGACTGGTGCTGATCCTGACCGTGGGCGCGATCGCCCTGATCGGTCTGTTCGGCTTCCGCCGGGCGGCGGACGCCAAGCCGAGCAGCGATGCGGCCATCGAGGTGCTGGACGCCATGGCCGAACCGGCGGCGCTGGTCTGGGATTCAGGACAGATCCTGGCCTTCAACGCCGCCTGGTCCGAGGCCAATGGCGCGACCGGCGCTCTGCCGCGCGGCAAGTCGGCCCAGGCGCTGTACATGGCCTTCGCCCAGGCGCGCAAAGGCGAGCCGGGCCGCGCCATCGTCATGATCGGACAGCGCGAGGTCGAGGTTGTCATCGGCCAGATCGGCGATGGCAAGACGGGCGAGGGACGGTTCCTGATGCGCGCTGCGCCGGACGCCGTCCTGCCCATCGCCGCCGCGCCCGTTCACGCGCCCGCCGCCGCGGCGACCGGCGAGGCGCGAGCCATGGCTGCCGGGGCGCCGTTCGGCTCGGCCGTGATCGGCGGCGACGATCTGTTTTCAGGCCGGGCTGAAGAGGCCAATCCGGCGCTGGCGGTCCTGACCGGACCGGGGGCGGCGCGCGATGCAGCCTTTGGTCATCTGTTCGATCCGGGCGGCATCGCCGAGGCGCGGCTGAAGCTGGCGGGCGGATCGTCGGGACCGATCGAACTGGTCGCGCGGGCCTATCCCGACAAGATGCTGCATCTGTATGTGGCGCCCGAGGGTGATAAGCGGCGCATCTGGCTGTTCGACGTCTCGGGCCAGAAGTCGATGGAGCTGCAGCTCAACCAGGCCCAGAAGATGCAGGCCGTGGGCCAGCTGGCCGGCGGCGTGGCGCACGATTTCAACAATCTGCTGACGGCGATCCAGCTTCAGCTGTCGGGTTTGCTGGAACGGCACCCGGTGGGCGATCCGTCGTACGAGGGCCTGAACGAGATCCGTCAGACGGCCATTCGCGCGGCCGATCTGGTGCGCAAGCTGCTGGCCTTCTCGCGCAAATCGACGGTGCGGCGCGAGCGGCTGGACCTGGGCGAACTGGTCGGCGAGTTCGCCATCCTGCTGCGGCGGCTGCTGCGCGAGGACGTCCGGCTGGAGACCGACTACGGACGCGACCTGCCAGTCGTGCTGGCCGACAAGTCTCAGCTGGAGACGGCGGTGATGAACCTGGCCGTCAATGCGCGCGACGCCATGCGCGGCGTGGTCGAGCCGGGCGCCGGCGTCGTCACCATCGCCACGCGCCGCCTGACGGGCGACGAGGCGCGGGCCCTGGGTTGGGTCGATGCGCCGACGGACGAGGTGGCCCTGATCGAGGTGTCGGACACCGGACCCGGCGTGCCGCCCGAACTGGCGGACAAGATCTTCGAACCCTTCTTCACCACCAAGGCGGTGAACGAGGGCACCGGCATGGGCCTGGCCACCGTTTATGGCATCGTGCAGCAGGCGGGCGGCCATATCACCGTCAGCAATATCGAGGGGGCTGGAGCCGCCTTCCGGATCTTCCTGCCGGCGGCGGGCGAGGCGGAGCTGGCCGAGGTTCAGCCGGTCGAGGTCAAGGCTAAGGCGCCGCGCGACCTGTCGGGCGCCGGCCGCATCCTGTTCGTCGAGGACGAGGACGCCGTGCGCGGCATCGCCGCCCGGCTCCTGCGTCAGCGCGGCTACGAGGTCATCGAGGCCGCCGACGGCGAGGAGGCCCTGTTGCTGGCCGAGGAACATGCCGGCCAGATCGACATGATGATCTCGGACGTCATCATGCCGGGGCTGGACGGGCCGTCCTTGCTGAAGAAGGCGCGCAAATATCTGGGCGACGCGCCGGTCATGTTCATCTCGGGCTATGCCGAGAGCGATTTCTCGGACCTGCTGCAGGACGAGACGGGTGTGTCCTTCCTGCCCAAGCCGCTGGACATCAAGACGCTGGCGGAGCGTGTGAAGCAGGAGCTGCACGCGGGCTGA
- the flhB gene encoding flagellar biosynthesis protein FlhB gives MAEGADPESKTEEATPRKLEDARKKGDAAKSPDVAQVLSLAGAAAVILMGGGWFASSIAEQMLPFIAAPHEMLGVLNSGAGNQIMVRAVWAVAPFLGAVMLATILGGVGGNVAQSGLIFTTEKLKPKWSAVSPMQGFKRIFGPDGLAQFVKTFLKLIAVCVVCWMVLKPHLREFENMASISPLAILPLARDMAISLFVASIILLGATAGADFIWQKMRFAKRMRMTKEELKEDFKQSEGDPHIKAKLKQIRMQRSRQRMMANVPKATVIVTNPTHYSVALRYEPDQGDGAPICVAKGVDALALRIREVATEHGVPIVENVPLARALYATVEVDEVIPREHFDAAAKIIGFVFQSRKRR, from the coding sequence GTGGCTGAAGGCGCGGATCCCGAGTCGAAAACCGAAGAGGCGACCCCGCGAAAGCTTGAGGACGCCCGAAAGAAGGGCGATGCGGCCAAGTCGCCCGACGTCGCCCAGGTGCTGTCGCTGGCGGGAGCGGCGGCGGTGATCCTGATGGGGGGAGGCTGGTTCGCCTCGTCCATCGCCGAACAGATGCTGCCCTTCATCGCCGCGCCGCACGAGATGCTGGGGGTGCTGAACTCGGGCGCCGGAAACCAGATCATGGTGCGCGCCGTCTGGGCCGTGGCGCCCTTTCTGGGAGCCGTCATGCTGGCGACCATCCTGGGCGGGGTCGGGGGCAATGTCGCCCAGTCCGGCCTGATCTTCACCACCGAAAAGCTGAAGCCCAAATGGTCGGCGGTCAGCCCGATGCAGGGGTTCAAGCGCATCTTCGGCCCCGACGGCCTGGCGCAGTTCGTCAAGACCTTCCTGAAGCTGATCGCCGTCTGCGTCGTGTGCTGGATGGTGTTGAAGCCGCACCTGCGCGAGTTCGAGAACATGGCCTCAATTAGCCCGCTGGCGATCCTGCCGCTGGCGCGCGACATGGCGATCTCGCTGTTCGTGGCCTCGATCATCCTGCTGGGCGCCACGGCCGGAGCCGACTTCATCTGGCAGAAGATGCGCTTCGCCAAGCGGATGCGGATGACCAAGGAAGAGCTGAAGGAAGACTTCAAACAGTCCGAAGGCGACCCGCACATCAAGGCCAAGCTGAAGCAGATCCGCATGCAGCGCAGCCGCCAGCGGATGATGGCCAATGTGCCCAAGGCCACCGTCATCGTGACCAACCCGACCCACTACTCGGTCGCCCTGCGCTATGAGCCGGATCAGGGCGACGGGGCGCCGATCTGCGTGGCCAAGGGCGTCGACGCCCTGGCCCTGCGCATCCGCGAAGTGGCGACCGAGCACGGCGTGCCGATCGTCGAGAACGTGCCGCTGGCGCGCGCCCTGTACGCCACCGTCGAGGTGGACGAGGTCATTCCGCGCGAACATTTCGACGCCGCCGCCAAGATCATCGGCTTCGTCTTCCAGTCCCGTAAGCGCCGGTAA